In one Bordetella pertussis 18323 genomic region, the following are encoded:
- a CDS encoding LysR family transcriptional regulator: protein MIAKHLDLNLLMIFDAILAEGHVTRAAERLAMSQSAVSKGLAQLRQAFGDPLFLRASRGVVPTHRALEIADQVRQAIAALNSLAGPVTEFDARSAHAHFNIGATDYVSFVLLPGLMRRLQETAPHVSLTLHDMESMMPEEMLLAGKVDLVISSVASVNFPIYRQELFRDHYVCLCRAGHPALADPVPIEQFVSSRHLAMPRQNGARERVLQDTLQRLGVTRDVAVQVPHMLAIPATLTATDLVATMACRVAREFAARHPLQVLAHPLPLPDFPVSQL, encoded by the coding sequence GGACCTGAATCTGCTGATGATCTTCGACGCGATCCTCGCCGAGGGCCACGTCACGCGCGCGGCGGAACGCCTGGCGATGAGCCAGTCGGCCGTCAGCAAGGGCCTGGCCCAGCTCAGGCAGGCGTTCGGCGACCCGCTGTTCCTGCGCGCCAGCCGCGGCGTGGTGCCCACGCACAGGGCGCTGGAGATCGCCGACCAGGTGCGCCAGGCCATCGCAGCGCTCAACAGCCTGGCCGGCCCCGTGACCGAATTCGACGCGCGCAGCGCGCACGCGCATTTCAATATCGGCGCCACCGATTACGTGTCGTTCGTCCTATTGCCGGGGTTGATGCGCCGCCTGCAGGAGACCGCGCCGCACGTCTCGCTGACGCTGCATGACATGGAATCCATGATGCCGGAGGAAATGCTGCTGGCCGGCAAGGTCGACCTCGTCATCTCCAGCGTCGCCAGCGTCAACTTCCCCATCTACCGCCAGGAGCTGTTCCGCGATCACTACGTGTGCCTGTGCCGCGCCGGCCATCCCGCGCTGGCCGACCCGGTGCCGATCGAGCAATTCGTCTCCAGCCGCCACCTGGCCATGCCGCGCCAGAACGGCGCGCGCGAGCGCGTATTGCAGGACACCCTGCAACGCCTGGGCGTGACGCGCGACGTGGCGGTGCAGGTGCCCCATATGCTGGCCATCCCCGCCACGCTCACCGCCACCGACCTGGTGGCGACCATGGCCTGCCGGGTGGCGCGCGAATTCGCCGCGCGGCATCCCTTGCAGGTCCTGGCCCA